The following coding sequences are from one Terriglobia bacterium window:
- the pnp gene encoding polyribonucleotide nucleotidyltransferase, with protein sequence MTIRKEVEIGGQRLIIETGDVARQADGAVTIRYGDTVVLVTACAARKPREGVSFLPLTVDYRENTYAAGKIPGGFFRREGRPNEKEVLTSRMIDRPLRPLFPEGWACETQIIGLVLSSDQENDSDVLAITGASFALAVSDIPFPVQIAAVRVGLTADGSYLLNPTFQQLQTSRLDLVIAGSDDAVVMVEAGASEVSEEELLQAIETGHEAIRKIVAVEKALAAEIAKPRRSVTAPPEPPGIRERLTRDFRERLRDAMRLPGKLASYATVDALKDEMLAGFGEDDGEQAAFASRFWHELQDLVLREEILGRGVRLDGRRFDEIRNIRGDVGVLPRTHGSALFTRGETQALVTVTLGTSADAQRLDWLEGESFKRFMLHYNFPPFSVGEVKFLRGPGRREIGHGALAERSILPLMPKEEEWPYTIRIVSDILESNGSSSMATICGGSLALMDAGVPMKSPIAGIAMGLVKEGARYAVLTDIAGAEDHHGDMDFKVAGTRAGITGLQMDIKITGITRDIMARALSQARQARLAILDTMDGALGAPRADISPYAPRIITIVINKDKIRDVIGPGGKMIRSIVERTGCKIEVNDDGRVDIASSDEDAAKKAVEIIRELTAEAELGKTYLGKVVRVVNFGAFVEILPGVEGLLHISEIAEQRIGEVRDEIDEGDEVLVKVIDVDGQGRVRLSRKAVLREQRGETGAPPHEGGGHRPQSGGPAGHSHQGPRQDEGGHGAGHAGGPGGGRSRGPAGGGQGR encoded by the coding sequence TTGACCATACGCAAAGAAGTTGAAATCGGAGGGCAGCGGCTCATCATCGAGACCGGCGACGTGGCGCGACAGGCCGACGGCGCCGTGACGATCCGGTACGGCGATACCGTCGTCCTGGTCACCGCCTGTGCCGCCAGGAAACCCCGCGAGGGCGTGAGCTTCCTCCCGCTCACCGTGGACTACCGCGAGAACACGTACGCTGCGGGAAAGATCCCCGGCGGGTTCTTCCGCCGCGAGGGCCGGCCGAACGAGAAGGAGGTGCTGACCTCCCGGATGATCGACCGCCCCCTACGCCCGCTCTTCCCCGAGGGATGGGCCTGCGAGACCCAGATCATCGGGCTCGTGCTCTCGTCGGATCAGGAGAACGACTCGGACGTTCTGGCGATCACCGGCGCGTCGTTCGCGCTGGCGGTGTCGGATATCCCCTTCCCCGTCCAGATCGCGGCGGTGAGGGTCGGCCTTACGGCGGACGGGAGCTACCTGCTGAACCCGACGTTCCAGCAGCTCCAGACGAGCCGCCTCGATCTGGTGATCGCGGGCTCGGACGACGCGGTGGTCATGGTCGAGGCCGGCGCGTCGGAGGTTTCGGAGGAGGAGCTGTTGCAGGCCATCGAGACGGGACACGAGGCGATCCGGAAGATCGTCGCCGTCGAGAAGGCGCTGGCGGCGGAAATCGCCAAGCCGCGTCGCTCCGTGACCGCTCCTCCCGAGCCCCCTGGCATCCGCGAGAGGCTGACCCGCGATTTCAGGGAGCGGCTCAGGGACGCCATGCGGCTGCCCGGCAAGCTCGCGAGCTATGCGACGGTGGACGCCCTCAAGGATGAGATGCTCGCGGGATTCGGCGAGGACGACGGCGAGCAGGCGGCATTCGCCTCCCGTTTCTGGCACGAGCTGCAGGACCTCGTCCTGCGGGAGGAGATCCTGGGCAGGGGCGTTCGGCTCGACGGCCGGCGCTTCGACGAGATCCGAAACATCCGTGGTGACGTCGGCGTCCTACCGCGCACCCACGGCTCGGCGCTGTTCACCCGAGGCGAGACGCAGGCGCTCGTCACCGTCACCCTCGGCACGTCGGCGGACGCCCAGCGCCTCGACTGGCTCGAGGGAGAGTCGTTCAAGCGGTTCATGCTCCACTACAACTTCCCGCCGTTCTCCGTCGGCGAGGTGAAGTTCCTGCGCGGCCCAGGCCGCCGCGAGATCGGCCACGGTGCCCTGGCCGAGCGGTCGATCCTCCCCCTCATGCCGAAGGAGGAGGAGTGGCCGTACACGATCCGAATCGTGTCGGACATCCTGGAGTCCAACGGGTCTTCCTCGATGGCCACCATCTGCGGCGGCTCCCTGGCGCTCATGGACGCCGGCGTGCCGATGAAGTCCCCGATCGCGGGAATCGCCATGGGGCTCGTCAAGGAGGGGGCCCGCTACGCGGTGCTGACGGACATCGCCGGCGCCGAGGACCACCACGGCGACATGGACTTCAAGGTCGCCGGGACCCGCGCGGGCATCACCGGGCTCCAGATGGACATCAAGATCACCGGGATCACGCGGGACATCATGGCCCGGGCGCTCTCCCAGGCGCGCCAGGCACGGCTCGCGATCCTGGACACCATGGACGGCGCCCTGGGCGCTCCGCGCGCCGACATCTCGCCCTACGCTCCTCGGATCATCACCATCGTGATCAACAAGGACAAGATCCGAGACGTCATCGGCCCCGGCGGCAAGATGATCCGCTCCATCGTCGAGCGGACCGGTTGCAAGATCGAGGTGAACGACGACGGTCGCGTGGACATCGCGTCGTCGGACGAGGACGCCGCGAAGAAGGCGGTGGAGATCATTCGCGAGCTGACCGCGGAGGCGGAGCTCGGGAAGACCTACCTCGGGAAGGTGGTCCGCGTGGTCAATTTCGGCGCCTTCGTCGAGATCCTCCCCGGCGTCGAGGGCCTCCTCCACATCTCCGAGATCGCCGAGCAGCGCATCGGCGAAGTTCGTGATGAGATCGACGAGGGAGACGAAGTTCTCGTGAAGGTCATCGACGTCGACGGTCAGGGCCGCGTCCGGCTGTCGCGCAAGGCCGTGCTCCGCGAGCAGCGGGGCGAGACCGGCGCTCCGCCGCACGAGGGAGGCGGGCACCGACCGCAATCCGGAGGGCCGGCCGGGCACAGCCACCAGGGACCGCGCCAGGACGAGGGCGGGCACGGGGCGGGCCACGCCGGTGGGCCCGGGGGTGGTCGGAGTCGGGGGCCCGCTGGAGGCGGCCAGGGCCGATAG